A genome region from Methanobacterium bryantii includes the following:
- a CDS encoding 6-carboxytetrahydropterin synthase, translated as MKIEINGIHANLRFSSAHMIPLHESCGGIHGHSYIVDLTVEGERSGEFGFVVDFKQAKKIVREICSKFDHKVLIPCNSDVIEFTHKDDKSVEFKIGEKEYKLPLEDCYLLELKSTSAEDLAEYFAEETFKYLKASNNSVSSVQICVNEGIGQGAYFQTCE; from the coding sequence ATGAAAATAGAGATTAATGGAATACACGCTAACTTAAGATTCTCATCAGCACACATGATCCCTTTACATGAATCATGCGGTGGAATACACGGACATTCTTACATCGTTGATCTAACTGTAGAAGGAGAAAGAAGTGGAGAATTCGGATTTGTGGTTGATTTTAAACAGGCAAAAAAAATAGTGAGAGAAATTTGCTCAAAATTTGACCATAAGGTTTTAATTCCATGCAACAGCGACGTTATTGAATTTACACATAAAGATGACAAATCTGTAGAATTTAAAATAGGTGAGAAAGAATACAAACTTCCTCTGGAAGATTGTTACCTTTTAGAGCTCAAATCAACCTCTGCAGAAGATCTGGCGGAATACTTTGCCGAAGAAACATTTAAATACTTAAAGGCATCAAATAATAGTGTCTCAAGTGTTCAAATTTGTGTAAACGAAGGCATTGGACAAGGTGCCTACTTCCAGACATGTGAATAA
- a CDS encoding DUF366 family protein — MKYEKLEKGLIYDGSPIQPFWAFTEHKVKGSSIVAWIGPLNIEPEELIDYEDVGLEIKADKMMHFIVEHFDRQPADLKTCYHRQRILVMITKDVLSELGINTTREGDDIYFEGKKLSISIATCSNSSMKIHFGMNIINKGTPDDIETIGLCECLEDMDDEKIDKLIDKICESYINEIESIEEDITKTRVF, encoded by the coding sequence ATGAAATATGAAAAGTTAGAAAAAGGCTTAATTTATGATGGGAGCCCAATTCAACCATTTTGGGCATTTACAGAACATAAAGTTAAAGGATCAAGTATTGTAGCATGGATAGGTCCTCTAAATATCGAACCTGAAGAACTCATAGACTACGAAGATGTGGGCCTTGAAATAAAAGCTGATAAAATGATGCACTTTATAGTGGAACATTTTGACCGCCAGCCTGCAGACTTGAAGACATGTTACCACAGGCAAAGGATACTTGTAATGATAACTAAAGATGTTTTAAGTGAATTAGGTATTAATACAACCCGTGAAGGGGATGACATCTATTTTGAAGGTAAAAAGCTCAGTATTTCCATAGCTACATGCTCCAACAGCAGCATGAAAATACATTTCGGGATGAATATTATAAATAAAGGCACTCCAGATGATATAGAAACAATAGGACTTTGTGAATGCCTGGAAGATATGGATGATGAAAAAATAGATAAGCTGATTGATAAAATATGCGAAAGTTATATTAATGAAATTGAATCTATTGAAGAAGATATCACAAAGACCAGAGTATTCTAA
- a CDS encoding PPC domain-containing DNA-binding protein has protein sequence MIISRLKPQEDLKKGIINISKQNGIKSGIIICMVGSLNSATLRMADGNYKTFTGPFEIVSAEGTISADGIHVHISISDAEGHVFGGHLSDGCIINTTAEIGILKSDKTLIRVFDPETGYKELIIDD, from the coding sequence ATGATAATCTCAAGACTAAAACCTCAAGAAGACCTTAAAAAAGGCATTATTAATATATCCAAGCAGAATGGAATCAAATCAGGCATTATAATCTGCATGGTCGGCAGTCTAAATTCAGCCACGTTAAGAATGGCAGATGGTAATTATAAGACATTTACTGGTCCATTTGAGATTGTATCAGCTGAAGGTACCATTTCAGCAGATGGAATTCATGTACATATATCAATTTCAGATGCAGAAGGACATGTATTTGGAGGCCATCTAAGTGATGGTTGTATAATCAATACCACTGCAGAAATTGGTATCTTGAAATCAGATAAAACTCTTATAAGAGTATTTGACCCAGAAACAGGTTATAAAGAGTTAATTATTGATGATTAA